Part of the Triplophysa dalaica isolate WHDGS20190420 chromosome 23, ASM1584641v1, whole genome shotgun sequence genome is shown below.
TTTATTAGTCTcaaccaaatacatttttagttgaGCTGTAAGAGTATTCCCCCTGGGAAAAATTGAGTCTTATAATTTCTAGCATCAAGTTTTATAAAACTACCCTTCCCCAATAgctactgtgttttatttttattttattgcagcaTATTGGAGGATTAACATTGAGGTTTTTGATAATTACTCTTCTTATTGATTATTATAGAATGGTATGAAACTCTCATTGCCCATATTGATCAATGATCTTAAATTAATGGTTAAATTTCATGTCTTAAACTTTTTCCCCATTGGTGATTTTtgctttatgttgttttaattcaGTGCACTGCATTACAGTTGCATGGCTGAAGAGGGGCCAGGCCTTGATTATGAAAGAAGAGAGGCCTTTCATACTAAGATACTGACCCTAAGAAAAGTACTTTTTGAAACTAAGGGAATTGGAAATCATTTTTGGGAAGAAGATACATACATTGATGCCCAGGGGATAGAACAAATTCtgttagaagaaagaaaagactgGTACCTGAGTCAACTGACAGAGATTCGAAATCTAGAAATTGCCCAATCGGAGTGGCCTTACATAAATTGGGAAGAGATTGTTAAAAATTgttgtaaagtaaatgtattgAATCACTACCTGAATGAAGTCTGTGCTTACCAGCATAACAGATCTAATTGTCCCTCAGGTCTGACTGCGAGAACTTTATTGGTTCAAAGGATCCCTATTGGTAGGCTCACAGGGGCTTACTTTGAGATAGGAGAGCTGCAGGGGTTTTCCTTAGGGCGAGGACAAACTGGGCGGCTTATTGGTTTCCCCGAGGTGAGAGTCTATGCAGAAACTCGATATGTAAATTGGACAAGCAAGATACTGTGTACTTGGAATGAAATTGGAGAAGTGGTTCCTCAACAGTTTGTGGCAGTAACTTTGAAAAAATTGGTGATGGAAATAGCCCCAGAGAACCCTAGGTCTTGGTTTGCACCTTAatgcttaaataaacaaatgaaaaacatttaaaatctctgtattttcactttataataatacatttaagaataataCTGATTTGTGCATTGTTTTAAGTATGTCATCCACCCCTGTAGATTTGTTGGGGTCCAGATACCCGGTATGCAAAAATTCAATAGAAAGAATATCTAAAAAATGGGCCGCAAGAACCAAAAACTTGAGAACAATATGGCCAGAAAATGGTACCTTTGATGTAACAGTGTGTGAGGAAATGGAGGGattaattaaaaattataaaccAAAAGACAGTAGCAAAAAacgagaagaaaagagaaaattagAACAGGAAGTACTCAACCTGTTCAGAAACGAAGGagttaatttcctgaaaaatatgagaaaaataAGAGAAGTGTTAAAAAAGGATGATGAGAAGAATGAAGAAAACTTTGAGAAAATGACTCAGCCACCTCCCTATGAACCTCCCAGCCAAAAGTTAGAAAAGATACAAACATCAACCCAAATGCCAATGGTAGCAATATCAGGAGATGTCAAAATAGAGGGGCAGGTAGAAATAGGTACAGAATCACCTGATAGAAGGGaagcagaaaagagaaaaagtgaCAGGGCTAGTCAACAATCCCCAGTTTATAGAGACCCAGAAGATGAGGAAGGCAGAGGTGCATGCAGTCCCGATCCTTATAGAGAACTGGCAGAGGCActgaaaaacatgacaaagagACGTGAGGAGACCTACGAGAGTATGACAGAAGATCTAATGCAAATACATACAGATTCTGCACATGCTTTAAGTCAAGTTTCAGGCAACGCCTCAGAAGAAGAAGATGAGGAAGAAGACGATGCCGTAAAAGCCAGTAGCCAAGAAAGGACACGCCAGCCAGCGAGCAACCAAAGAGTCCGTTCGAGAGCGGCCACAAGAAGTCTGCCAAAAGGGGAGCGAAAGCTGGTCACAGGCAGTCTCTATCTCCAGGATGCAGACCTCGAACCGTGGCCACTGCCCTGGACCCGAACTCCAGAAGGGAGACTGAGAAGATCTGCAAGTACCACCCTCCTTCCTGAAGCCACAATACCGAAGTCACGCGGCACCAAAGAAGGGAAGCAGTTCCCCATACTGATAAAAGGGGCTCAAGCACAATACGTGCCATGGGCATCTCAAGACCTGGATGGACTGGTCGCACGTCTACCAAACCTAGATGAAGGGGCAGGCAAGTGGATAAGGATGCTGGAGGAGGAGACAACAGGGAAGCTATTGGCATTGGGGGATATCAAAGCACTCCTTGCCAAATGCGTGGGAAGTTCCAAGCTGAATGAACTTTTAAGAGCAGCACACATCCGAGCGATTGACATCCCAGATCTTGATGGACACCCATTCGACAGATATAGAAGGGATATATGGCAGGGGTTACGAGACGAATTTCCCAATCGCATCGATCCCAGAGCACTCAAGGGAGAACAGATGGGAGAAGAAGAGAACCCTGCCACATACATACAGAAACAACTGAGGAAGTGGAAGCAAGAACTTGAAAGAGATCCTGAAGAAGACTTATTGATGACGACATTGTTCAGGAATGCTGTTGTTGATGCAATGCCTCCGCTAGTTAAGACCAAGCTGGAAGATGTAGTGGGTCTGAACTCCAAGTCACATAAAGAGTTCTGTGATCATGTGACCCATGCAGTCAGACAGTATAGAAGTAATGAACTAAAGCTGAGGAACCAAGAAAAAGAACTTCAAAGAAAACTGGTACAGCTGCAGCTCGAAGAACTggcaagaaagaaaaagacgCAAGCCATGGTCAAAGACAAAGATGAAGAAAAAGATCATGCAGCAATGATGGCTCCAGTAAATGTCCCAGTTCCTATGACACAGCAACCGGGTGCAGTCACTGTGCAACAGACACCTGGAAGTGGACCTCAGCAGCCAGCACCTATCGTCATCTATGTGAAGCCTGAACAACAAAATAGATTTGGCCCAAGACCTGGGCAGGGAGAGCAAGGAAGACAGAATAGAGGAAGGAACTCATGCTGGGGATGTGGTCAACAGGGGCACAACAGAAGAGACTGTCCTACCAACCCTTGGAATACAAACCAGCAACAGAGTTCCCAATGGCAAGCAGGCCAACCACAACGACCTCCATGGCAAGGTCAGAGGCAGCAGCGACCCCCATGGCAGGAGCAACAGCAACCCCAATGGCAAGAGCAGAATCAACAGGGACCCCGCTGGCAGGACCAACAAAATCAACCAGAACAAGGACAACAGCAACAGGGACCAGTCAACCCATGGCGTGGTCCAGATATCGGATACTAGGGCTGCCAAGAAGATCCTACGGGGAGGGGTCAGCACCCACTGATAACGGAAGATGCTGACACAGAACCGATGCTGCAGGTCAATATTGAAGGCAAGAACACACCAATGATGATAGACACTGGAGCAACTTATACCTGTATAAGTTCAAGTCATGCCTCACACCTCCCCATGTCTGGCAAGTTCACAAAGACAGTAGGATTTTCCGGGCAAACGCAGCTAATTCCAATAACGGCTCCAGTGCGTCTGAGGACAAAGGACAAAGAAGTAACTCTGCCTATTCTAGTATCAGAACAGACCCCTGTTAATCTGCTAGGGAGGGACGCCCTATGTAAACTAAAGCTACAAATATCATGTTCCCCTGAAGGTATTTACATAAGCAGCAAGGGAGTTAGGCAAATGGTAGTCACAGCCCCCCAGGCCAATGCCTACTGGATAGGAGATTTAGAGGAAGAGGTAGGAAAGACAGTGCAAAAAtgggaaaagtttgttaaagAACAACTAAAAGATCCTAATCTTCCTGAATTAGAATTCCACTGTACCATGATATATGACCCACTGAGAAGAGTAGACATAGAGAAAAAGTGGTTgcaagaaacaaaagacaagaaaGTTCCCCTCATTTCACAGCACATAATTGTAGGACCACAAGGAGCGGCATTACAAGTTGACAggaatgattttattaaagaatggtTCCAGATCCCAAATTCAGTCCCccatataacattatatttagagCAGGGAagtgagaacaaagaaataggCCCAATGATGAAGAAAGCCAAGGGAATACAatggaaaagcacagacaaccccttaatttttatttcagcagataaacatttcatgaaaattgCATGTGCAACAATTATGCAGGGAACTCCTAGAGAGGTGGAAGTCAATAATCAGAGAAACATGAGTTCGGAAATCATCCTagaaaaagagatgaaacaaACGGAGCTAATTGAAGAAATGGAGCAATTAGTTCCGGAAAAATTGTGGTCAAAACATGACACAGATGTTGGGCTGATAAAATCTGCTAGCCCTATAGTCATTAAGACAAAATCAGGGGCTAAGTTGCCACACAAGTACCAATATCCCTTAAAACCTGAGGCAATAAAAGGCATCAGAGGTACTATAGAAGGACTAACCACAGCAGGAGTGCTGTTTGAGACATCCAGTCCTTGTAACACCCCTATATTGCCAGTTACCAAAGCGGATAAAGCAAAATGGCGCTTGGTGCATGATTTAAGGGCAGTCAATGACATAGTAGAAGATTGGCCAGCAGAAGTTCCGAATCCTCACACCCTGCTTACAAATGTGCCGCCTGATGCTAAGTATTTTACAGTGATTGATCTGTGCTCTGCCTTTTTCAGCATTCCATTGGCAGAGAGCAGCAGGCATTTGTTTGCCTTTACTTATGAGGGGAAGCAAATATCCTATACAAGGGTCCCTCAAGGGTTCCGCCATAGCCCTCACATATTTAATCAGCTGTTAAAAGCTGATCTGGAAGATCTAGTACTGGACAGTACACTTCTCCAGTATGTGGATGACTTGTTGATCTGTGCCCCTACACTTGAGCAATGCCACAGAGATTCCATTAAGGTTCTGACTAAATTGGCAGAAGGAGGACATTAAGCCTCCAAGACAAAGCTGCAGTATTGTCTTCCCCAGGTAGAATACTTGGGAAGAATAATTGCATATAAAACCAAAGCAATATCACAAAGTCAATTGGAAGGAATTAGCAAAGTGCCGCTTCCACAGACTGTTGGTCATATGATGACATTCCTGGGCATGACTGGATTCAGCTCAGATTGGATAGAGGATTATGCAATCAAAACTGCCCCATTAAGAGCCTTAATGAAACAGGCAGGGCAGCAAAATCTGAGAACCACACTAACATGGAATAATGATGCGACAATAGCATTTGAATCCATTAAAAGAGAACTGCAAAGTGCTCCAGCTCTCACAAGTCCTGACTATACAAAACCCTTTCACCTCTATGTAGCTAACAGAAAAGAGGGATATGCCTCTGCAGTATTGATGCAGGAGACTTGTAAGGGGAGGGGAAAACAGCCCATTGCCTTTTATAGTACAAAGTTGGACAGTGTAGCACAGGGGTATCCTCCTTGTTATCAAGGACTTGCAGCTGTATATTATGCTTATGAGAAGGCTTCTACTTTGACCATGGGATACCCTGTGATAATATATGCACATCACAAGGTGGTTGAAATGTTGGAACAAGGTAGATTTGTTTTAACACAGGCCAGAACCCTGGCATATTCAGCTCTTTTGACATATCCTgatgtaacattaaaatattgtgcTACTGTAAACCCAGCAAATTACATACCTCTGGATAATGAAGGCACGCCACATGATTGTGTGTCTGAATCGTTGGCGTTTACCCGTCTTAGACCAGATTTAGAGTCTACGCCCATACTAAATGCGGCGGCTGATTACTTTGTAGATGGCTCCTGCTTCAGAGACCATTTAGGAAATCATGCTGGTTTTGCTGTGGTCAAACGAGAAGGAAATGAATTTCTTCCTGTAATTTCTCAGCAGTGTGAACAGCCATGTTCAGCACAACTGGCTGAGTTGAAAGCCTTGACCACAGCTTGCCAGCTAGCAAAGGGGCaagttgtaaatatttatacagactCTGCATATGCTCATGGAGTTTGTCATCTTTATGGAGCAGTTTGGAAACAAAGAGGGTTCAGGAAAAGTGATGGTTCCCCAATACAGCATGCTGAGCAGATAGTACAGTTAATTTCAGCTATGATGCAACCTAAACTCTTGGGTATTATTAAGTGCCAAGCTCACAAAAAGGGAAATGACTTTGTAATACAAGGAAATAATGCTGCCGACGCAGAGGCCAGAAAAGCCTCAGGGTGCCAAGTTGCTGTAATGGCCCCCATGGTGTTAATACAACCCGAGCCCCGAATTACAGACCTTGCTCGCATACAAGAGCAGGCAAGTGCTGTTGAACAATCAGTATGGCAGCAAAGGGGGGCCACAAGAGATGTAAATGGAGTATGGCGATCTCATGAAGGACTAATCATTGCACCACATGTTCTATTGACTGTGTTAATTTCTGAGACACATGGATTTGATCATTGCGGTCGAAATGAGATACTGAGAAAAATCAAGCAACAAGGATATTGGTCACCTTATTTGCAAGCGACAGTGGATGATTTTCTAATAGGGTGTGATATTTGTGCTCAGAACAATGTGAGAAAAGGGACTTCAGCACCTATAGGACACATCCCTGTACCCGAGGGACCTTTTAAACACTTGGTAATGGATTATGTCGACATGATCAAGTCAGTCAGAGGGAAGAGATACATGTTGGTGATAATAGATAGATTCAGCAGATGGGTGGAAGCTGTGCCATCATCAGACCAGGGCTCTGGGACTGTGATAAAGTTTTTGACGAGAGAAGTGATTCCCAGGTTTGGAATTCCCTCTGAGATCAGTTCGGACAACGGCTCCTCATTTATTCAAAGAACTGTAAAAACTGTCTTGCAACAGTTGCGAATAAAACAGCGGCTAGGGTGTGTCTACCATCCCCAATCTCAAGGAATGGTTGAGAAGGCAAACGGAACCTTAAAAGCAAAGATTAGTAAAATCTGTGCAGACACCAAGTTGAACTGGGTAGATGCCCTACCTCTGGCACTAATGAACTATCGCATGCAAACTAACAGGACTACAAATTTGACACCACATGAGATGCTCACGGGTAGGCCTATGCCGGTGCCCTACTTAAGAGGCCCATATGATGGACCGCCTTTGGAACAGCTGCAAGTTGAGTTAAGAACTTACATGAGACAATTAACTGCTATACATGAGGCTATATCTTCACAGGAGCAACGTCGAGGGCCTAGAGAGGACGAAGAAGCTCCATGTGCAATCGTACCAGGAGACAAAGTGTATCTAAGAGTCTTCAGAAGAAAATGGAATGAGCCAAGACGAGAGGGGCCCTACACAGTCACAAGAGCAACACCAACGGCAGTACAAGTGGAGGGGAGTACTACCTGGTACCATCTGAATCACTGCACCAGAGTACCACAACTGCGACGGCGAGATCCTGAGCAACCTGACGAGGAAGCCGAGGACCTATCGGAGACTTCAGACGAAGGTCAGAGCCAAGATGATAGTCAGAGAACCCCTGAGGGGATTCCAGAGTCCGCGCCAGAGACGCCGAGGGCAGCTGAGGGACCGGAGCAGCTCCCACAGCACGAGCCAGAGCAGAGGACACAGCAGGAGGAGCCACACCAGGAGCCAGAGCCGGCACAGTCAGAGCACGCATCACAGTCAGAGCAGGAGTCCGACGAGCCAAGACAGAGCACAGAACAGAGACACCCGGAGGAACATGCTATCAGGACTTTATACGATCCTGACATACATGGGGAACATAGTGCAGCTCGAGATAGCCGCCATAGACCAGAACCAGACACCACCCCAACCGCAACAGGCGCCGGTGAACCACGGCCGGGCCCAGGTCGGGAGGGAGATGCAGGACCTTATGGTCACGGTACTACTCTTGATGAGCTTGGTGCAGACCATACCACAGACCGAGAGTTTGCCAGCCCAGAATTATCCGACGAACAACTACTGGCAGAAGAGTTCCCAACAATTGACTTGTCAGCACTTGAATGGACACCCTACGAGTTCAACATGTGATGAAGCGCCCCAGTATGAGAGACTTTGGGACATTGCTGTTCAAAATGAATGGTACAGGTGGGCACACTTCACAGTGGACCAGTCGTACATGGATAGTTGCGTGTTTTGCACCCCGTCACCATTGAGCAAACTGTTCGTTGTACCAAACCCATATGATTACAGACATTGCGCTGGACATTATGCAGGGCACTGCAGTGCCAAGAGAAACACTGTTCCTTTTTGCCATGCAGAATGTTTAGCCCTGGCAGGCCGTGAAAATAGGGAACGTTACTATGCTCATTCATTATGGGGAGAGGAGTGTATGGATATTGATGTGAGGATCCCAACAAATATGATTGAAGTTCCCGCAGTTTATGAAATAGATTATACATTGCAGTACGAATGTTACAATAGCACAAATGAAAAAGAGGGCAATAATGTGGGAATTTTTGAAGGGAATTGTATAACTATTTGGCATTTAGATAAGACTATGAGAGGGCAGCAGGGGATAATAAGACAATGGAATAATAAATTTGCTTCCGCTACAATTTCAGATAATTTCACAGTGATAGGATGGGAAAAttgcccaaaaatgacaataggaTGGCCCTTGATTGAATCGTATGAAAATCAGGCTAATGCTATAGCTGATTACTTTTGGGTTTGTGGTGGAGGCAAACTAAGACCAACACTACCAAAACACTGGAGAGGTTTATGTGCAAGAGTAAAGCTAATACAAGATGCCACTATGATCACATGGGATCCAAATGAGAATGTTAAAAGTGAgccaaaacagaaaatagtgAAAAGGGCCTATCAGAGTGACCCAAATGTTTACATAGATGCCATTGGTCAACCTTGAAATATCCCACACCAGTTTAAAGCAAGAGATGAAGttaaatctggatttgagtctaTTTTTGTATGGATTACCCCAAATAAGAACACAGAATGGATAAATTATCTGTATTACAATCAACAAAGGTTTATTAACTACACAAATGATGCACTTAAAGCTCTTGGAGAACAACTAGCCCCAACAAGTAAAATGGCATGGCAGAATAGACAAGCTCTGAATTGGTTATTAGCTGAAAAAGGAGGAGTCTGTGTAATGTTTGGAGAAGATTGCTGTACTTACATTCCTAATAACACTGCCCCTGATGGATCTTTTACTCATGCTATGGAGAAGTTGAAAAACCTTAGAGATGAAATAACGGCTAATGCAGGAAGAGATGTGGCATTTGGGACATGGTTTGAGACAATGTTTGGGTCCTGGGGAAAATGGCTGACCAAAGTAGGAATAACGATTGCTGTTGTATTAATGATCTTTGCaatattgttctgttgtgttctccCCACACTAAGATCGTTGTTGGTTAAGGCCACAGCTAGACAAATGTTACTGCATACAGAGATAAATGTGCAACATGACTCTGAAGCATTTATGTTAACCATGATTACAGCAATGGACAAATGTGAAGAATCTGAGACCCCTTAGCTTGTTAAACAACCAAACCAGAAAAAGGGTGCcacttttattttgctattaTGACTCTGTTTGTATATAAGAAAGGGAGAAAGTCTAGAATTGTATTTCCTTTTGGGGCGTGTAGCGTAGTTATATTATTTTAGATATAAATAGGTAGGAAGATAgctgatgttttgtttgttgtttttggcaaAAAACCCTTTCCCCTTGTTTTTGTTTGCCCATGACAGATCCCAAAATGACAATAAGAGGGACATGCAttatgtgtttctttctttctttttctctttctgctaCTATTATCACAATATAGAGGCCAAGGCTGGGTGTGTTCCTGGGAGAGAGTTGCAGGGGATCATCAAACTGACGTCAGCAGCGAGGTACAGAAGACGACAGGAAGTTAAGATAGGATGGAAGCGACGCCTTCCACTGCAGGAGGAAGAATACGCATGGGGAAGGCAACAACACTGGAGTGAGAGAGTGGTGCTACATCCTTCACGACCGTGGTACCCCAGACTACACCTAGGACCAGCAGCACGACAAATACTGGAACAAGATCCAGCGGTTCTGGCCGTAGGACATTCAGTCGCTGTTCAAGCCTATTACGACAACCTGGCTGGAATAActattgtctttttctttacacAACCTGGACAACGACCAGTTATAAATCGAGCGCAGAACATTTTGACAACTACACGTCACAACTTACCTATCACGGAGTGGGAATACCAGTGTGCACATTACCCAAGAAACTAGACCTAAGAAAGGAATACATGATTGATGTCAGCTGCCTTTAAGCAGTTTGCTGAGAAGTTCAGGCCATATCATATGATCGATTCTCCACACCGACAACCACCTGCGGACCGAATAAGAAGGACATCGCTCTATTTTCCATCAAGAAGTGAATGTACTGAGAGACAGTGTTGTTATGACTTGGTGATCTCTGGTTATGTGTCTGCATTTTCAGGACAAAGACAACCACAGTCACACATAGACACTTTGAGATTGTTACCGCGGGATGATGCTATACTGGCAGTAGGATTTACTTCAACACAAGAGGATACATGGACTGAAAGAAAACCTAGTTGGACTTTGACTGTGTACACCCAATATTTGCTTTGGCCCTCAATTAACCTACATACAGGGATTTTGACATTAAAACCACATAATTGTCATACACGATTCAAAGCGGGATCCAGGTTAAAACCAGGTCTGTGGATGATCTTCAATTATCGTACCAAAGGATACGAGGTGAATTGAACCGTAGCAGCTATCACAATGGAAGGAAAGCGACACCCATGGCATCCCAGGGGGTCTAGAGGACTGTGCGGAGAGCGAGGCATAGCTTCTatgatgttcattttaacatgtGTAATAATAATACCAATTATTATAAGAAACGGCATGAATATGGATCCAAATGACATGGACGTCTTGAACACTACCTTGGGACGGGTGGACTGTGGAGTAAATGGTACATCATCTGAACATTTGTTCAGCGATCTACTGGTTCCAGAGTCTGAGTCAAAGCATCAAAAGAAAAGACGAAGTGTCAACAGCAAGATGAGACAGCCTTCCGACGCATGGATGGAACACCCCAATCCCCCTCATCATTATGCTACTAACATGTGGTGGAGGTTGACGAATCA
Proteins encoded:
- the LOC130413536 gene encoding uncharacterized protein LOC130413536, which encodes MIYDPLRRVDIEKKWLQETKDKKVPLISQHIIVGPQGAALQVDRNDFIKEWFQIPNSVPHITLYLEQGSENKEIGPMMKKAKGIQWKSTDNPLIFISADKHFMKIACATIMQGTPREVEVNNQRNMSSEIILEKEMKQTELIEEMEQLVPEKLWSKHDTDVGLIKSASPIVIKTKSGAKLPHKYQYPLKPEAIKGIRGTIEGLTTAGVLFETSSPCNTPILPVTKADKAKWRLVHDLRAVNDIVEDWPAEVPNPHTLLTNVPPDAKYFTVIDLCSAFFSIPLAESSRHLFAFTYEGKQISYTRVPQGFRHSPHIFNQLLKADLEDLVLDSTLLQYVDDLLICAPTLEQCHRDSIKVLTKLAEGGH